The region AGATTATGATTGCAAAACAAATTTGGCTTATAAATTTCATGGTAGCGGAGTAATGGGAATTGCTTTATTCAATTGAAACTTGTGATAGTAGCTTTGCTGGTAGTCTGTTTGTGAGGATGGTTTTAGGTATCGTTCCCTTTCGTTGGCTCGAAATTTGTTCATTTGTGATCATGTGAACTTGGTGAAATTAGGAGAATACGGTTATGTTTCTGTTACAgtaattgtcaattttagtaGTAGGTTTCATGTTTCCTGGTTTTGTTATAGTATTCCTAATCAGGAATTTGTATTCTAGCCTTTATTTGGATGAGATTTGTTTCATTCCCTATTGGCTGATCATGTGATATGCAAGTAAATCTGGTGAATTTATGACAGTACTGTCATATTAGACGGTTACCTATCGAAAAACCAATAacaataaaatgccatttagCTACGTGTATATATAGGTAAGATTTCTTGCTGTTGTATTTAATTTGGGTGTCATTCATGAATGGTTACTCACTTTTCTTGCAGGGCAACTTCGATTCCAAGATTCAAAGGTGGAACTCGCTTACAAATGAAATTGGTGTACGATAATTTGGCACCTTTATTTCTGTTCTTGGTCCAATGGATGAACTTTTCTTGTACATGCTTACTCCCGAGCTATCTGAACCTCTTCCATGTTCTTTTATTCGAGGCAAGTCTTATTATTTAGGATGTAGTTTCTTCATGCAAGTCGTATTTACTTCCTTGGTGAGAACAAATCTGATATTCGCATCAATTCTATATGTTCTTCAGGTTTCTGCTGATGGTAAGCGGGTGCTTAAATCACATGGAAGGAAAGCAACCGTAAGGGAGTTTTATGGTATGTGTTAAAGACTTAAAGTCCGaaatataagagagaatatatgagtttataaggtcatgggttagaCGAGCTAATTAATTGGATTTAGTTtgacccatgtgcattatagcctagTTGAGCCCAGTTGAGTGACATTGGCCCAATTTtagattataacatggtatcagagcttggTTCGGTCGACTTTGTGTTGGCTAAACTGATACACAACCTTAATTGCAGCTGTGATATTACCATCTCTACTGCGCCTGCACGGTAATTCATCGGGGAGGGATGCCAGTCAAGACGAGGGCCACGGTTCAAAGATCATTGTCAGCAACACCAAGAACGTACAGGAGAAGAGGAAGCATTGCGATGTTGATTTGGAGCGAGAAGACGAATGCGGGATATGCTTAGAGCCCTGCACCAAAATGGTTCTGCCAAACTGTTGCCACGCCATGTGTATTAACTGCTATCGCGATTGGTAGGTGACCTCTTCCTCCTCTCCAGAACCGTCACGTTTAGTCTTCATTTATGCAATGTTTCTTATCGACTTACATTAATGCTCGGTTTCAGGAACGTAAGGTCTGAATCGTGCCCCTTTTGCCGGGGAAGCCTGAAAAGGGTGGAGTCGGGAGATCTTTGGGTTCTCACGTGTAATGGCGATGTGGTCGACCAGGAAACCGTCTCAAAGGACGACATGGTTCGCTTCCATGGTTATATAAACAGCCTCCCTAAAGATGTTCCAGATGCCCTTTTCTTAGTTTATTATGAGTACTTGATATGAAGTGTGTTGATATAATTGTACAGGAATCTGAAAGATCACCAACCACCCACCCTCCTGTGGGCTGTGGTCCTGTTGAGTGTTG is a window of Ipomoea triloba cultivar NCNSP0323 chromosome 11, ASM357664v1 DNA encoding:
- the LOC115995760 gene encoding E3 ubiquitin-protein ligase AIRP2-like; protein product: MEKNLMIIPNYYQLAKSVSYQDSLKTLQADIDYANMLATSIPRFKGGTRLQMKLVYDNLAPLFLFLVQWMNFSCTCLLPSYLNLFHVLLFEVSADGKRVLKSHGRKATVREFYAVILPSLLRLHGNSSGRDASQDEGHGSKIIVSNTKNVQEKRKHCDVDLEREDECGICLEPCTKMVLPNCCHAMCINCYRDWNVRSESCPFCRGSLKRVESGDLWVLTCNGDVVDQETVSKDDMVRFHGYINSLPKDVPDALFLVYYEYLI